The Prochlorococcus marinus CUG1417 genome includes the window GAAGCCTATTCAAAGCGGTATTGAATCGCAAACTGATAGTCAAACTGTTGAAAAGCTTGCACAATTAAGTAAAGAAAAAATCATCAAAGAAGCTTATGTCTTTACTAAACCTTTATCTCCTCATTGGGCTGCTGAAATAGATCAAAAAACTATTAATTTTGACAAGTTGAGATTGCCAAAAGTGCAAGGCTCATTAATTGTAGAAACTGCAGGTGGATTAATGGTTCCAATAACACGAAATTTTTTGCAAATAGATCAAATAAAACAATGGAATCTTCCGGTAATACTTGTATGCAAGAGCTCACTTGGCACTCTTAACCATACCCTACTTAGTATTGAGGCCTTAAAACGAAGAAATATTGAGATTTTAGGTTTAGTAGTTAATGGTGAAAAACACCTAGATAATCCAAGAACACTAGTTGATTTTAGTGGTATTCCGTTAATTGCTGAATTTCCTTACATCGAAAAAATGGACTCAAACAATTTAGATATAATATGGAAAGAACTAGACATCAAGAATAAGTTGATCTCACTTTTAAACTCAAAAATAAGTTAAATGAAATCTTTGGATTCAAAAACTCCAAATCAAGATTGGCACCCAAATATTTGGCCACCTTTTACACAAATCAATAACAGCAAACCGCAAATAGAAGTAACTCATGGGCAAGATGCCCTCCTATTTACTAAAAATCCTAAAAAAGAGCTAATAGATGCAATCAGTAGTTGGTGGGTAACTCTTCATGGACATAGTAACCAATACATTGCGGATGCCATTTTCAATCAATCAAAAAAACTTGAGCAAGTTATATTTGCTGATTTTTTACATCCACAGGCAAAAAAATTGGCGGAAAGACTTAGTAAATTAACAAAACTAGAACGATTATTCTTTTCTGATAACGGTTCTACTGCAGTGGAAGTTGCTTTAAAAATTGCCTTCCAATCATGGCAAAATAGAGGAGAGACAAGAACTCAAATAGTAGCTTTTGATGGCGCCTATCATGGCGATACATTTGGAGCAATGGCTTTAGGTGAAAGAAATATTTTTAATGAGAATTTCGATAATCTTATGTTCCCAGTTAGGAGAGTCCCATGGCCTTCAACTTGGATGAACGATGAAGAAGTAGAAAGTAAGGAAAATGAGGCGATCCAAAAATTAGAAACTCTACTTAAAACTCCCACAGTTGCAGTAATACTTGAGCCACTTGTTCAGGGAGCAGGAGGGATGAATATGGTTAGGCCTCAGTTTATAAAAAAAGTTTCAGAAATTATAAACAATAATAATTCTTTGTTAATTGCTGATGAAGTTTTGACTGGGTTTGGAAGATGTGGAAGTCTTTTTGCGTTTCAAAAGGCAAAAATCGTTCCCGATTTAATAAGCATTTCAAAAGGCTTAACTGGTGGATTTTTACCAATGGGAATAACTTTATGTAAAGAAAAAATTTTTCAATCCTTTATTGATGATTCCCCAAGAAAAACTTTTTGGCATGGACATAGTTTTACTGCTAATCCTTTAGGTTGTGCTGCGGCAAACGCTAGCCTTGATTTATTAGAAAAAGAACCACACAAATACCTTTCATTTGAAGAAAAACATTTATCTCACTTAATTAAATTTCAAAACTTACCCTATATAAAAAAAATAAGGGTATCCGGCACAATTGCTGCCTTCGATTTAGATATTGGGAACAAAAAAGGTTATTTCAATAATATTGGGAAAGAAATAAAGAGTCTTGCAATGGAGCAAGGTTTATTTATTAGACCTCTCGGAAATGTTATTTATCTCTTGCCACCTCTCTGTATAACCGATGATCAATTAGAAAAAAGTTACTGGATAATAAGGCGAATCTTAGAAAATATTTAGATAGAAATTTAAGGTCCCTGCAGTATTGCATTTTCCACATCTTCTCTATTAATGCAATAGGAAAATAGTCTTTTAGTTTCTTGTCCTTCACTTTCCCAAATAACACTTAAATCTTCTTGTTCAAAAATAATAGTTGCATTCCAATTTGAAAGTAACAGATACCATTTAGATGGATTATTAATATCCTTCACAGCACCCAAATCAGTTAGCCACAATTCCAATGATTGCAGTGAATTTTGATTGATAGGTTTTTTAGAGGGATTCACAGACTTTTTAAAAAAATTAGTTGATTAGCCAAAGCGGTATTGTCTCTAATTCTTTTCCAGTAAAAGAAGCAATAAAAATTGAACAAATTAAACTTATAGAAATTATGATAATTAAAAGAAACAACGAAAACAATTCTCCATTCGAAAAAGGTCTTCTATTTCCTATTAAATTTTGATTATTAGAATCGATTACTAAATTATTTAAAACGTTAGTATTATTACTTTTAGAGTTTTCTTTTAGTTTTTCATCATATATTTTCCTCAAATTACTATTATTCAAATGTTCATAAGCTTCAAGAACTTCTTGAAATTTACTTTTAGCAACGTCTATTTCTAATGAAGTTGTATCGGGATGTAACTCAATAGAAAGTTTACAAAATGCCTTTCTTAATTCATGATTGGATGCATTTTCATTTACACCTAAAATTTTGTAATAGGAAGTTTCCCCTTTCAAAATAATCTTTTATTAATATTGTAATTCTAATAAATTTTTACTAAATAGAATGTATGTAATGGATGGTTAAAATTCATATTTATAACGAAATGAAAAAACAAAACATTCCAGAAGAAATTCTTTCCTTAATAAATGAAGAAGAAATAAATTTATTTCAAGAGTTACAAATTAAAATTAAAGAATTAAATAATAAAACCAATCTTACAAAATTAACTGATGGGGATGATTATTGGGTATCTCAAGTTTTTGACAGCATTTGGCCATTCAAAGCTTTCACGAATATTAATTTTGATAATAAAAAATTTTTAGATATTGGATCAGGCTGTGGCTTCCCAGGTTTAGCTTATGCAATAACTCATCCTAATTCTGAGATATACTTAATTGATTCTTTGAAAAAGAAAACAGATGCAATAAAAATTTTAGTTGAACAGATCAATTTCAAAAACAATATTCATGTAATCAATGATCGTGTTGAGAACTTAGCCCACCAATCGTCAATGAGAAATAATTTTAATATTGCAACAACTAGAGCAGTTAGTAATCCATCAACAGTTTCAGAATATATTCTACCAATGTTAAAAAAAGAAGGGTTTGGAGTTTTATATTGTGGCAAATGGACTAATGAAGAAAGCAAAAATCTAGATAAAACTTTAGAAATATTAGAAGGGAAAGTTAAAGATAAAAAAGAGATACAATTACCAAGAAATAAAGGCACTCGAAACATTATTCTTATTCAACCAAAGAATTTTTGTCCTGAAATTTACCCAAGAAAAGTTGGCAAACCTGAAAAAAATCCATTATAAAATTATTTTTTTGATAATCTTTTACCATTCTTATCTCCAAACTTTTCTTTTAAATTTCTCAATATTTTTATAACTTTTTTTGGATTTATATGACCTTCTAATACTTTCAATAATTGTCCCTCAGAAACATCTACATCTAGTAAATTTGCGTTACATCCTGGGAACCAGTGACTTCCATTACCAAGTAATTGATATCTAGCTCTTGCATATCCTTCCATACCCAACCAATTAATTAAATTTGAAAGCCAAAGCAGAACGGGAATATTAATATTTCCCGGGGTATATTCCCAACTTGGTAAATTTCTATTCCAATTTTGATGCCACTCTAAACCTAAAGAATTAATTGATTCCTGCCTTAATTTGTTAATTATCCTAGGCACATACTTCTCAGATTCTGATAACAACGAGACAGCTTGTAAATGCAGAGCAAAATCTGTCTCTTTTGCAATACCCACACTCAAAGTATGGACATTTTGATTTCTTAAGCAAAAAAGATCATTAAAAACTATAGGATGAAGTGGGCTACAAAGTTCCAACATTTTTGTTGAGGGAGTATGTAGATGTCCCCCTTTATCCGTAGGACTTATTATGAAAACCCCAAGATCAAACTTATTTGCTAATTTAATAACCTTTGTATTTTTTTGATTTATGAAATACCAGTGCAAATTTACATAATCAAATAAGTTTGTTGATATGGCCTTCTCAATAAGTGAAGATTTTCCATGGGTTGAAAATCCAATAGATCCAATTAAATTTTCTTTTTGCATCTTCCTTAAGATTTCAATACAACCTCCATTTCTAATAGCCTGATGCAAATGTTCCTCTGTATTAATGCCATGTATCGCAAGCAAATCAATTCTTTTAACTTTCAATTTATCAATACTTGTCAGAACATCTTTCTTAAAAACTTCGGAATCACTATTTGGAGGAATCTTGGTTTGAATAATATTTGGGATTTTTTCAATATTTTTAAAACCTATTCCTAATTGCACCTCAGAAGTTCCATAGTACTTAGCAGTTTCTACATGACTTAAGCCATATTTGTTTGCCAGTTTTAAAATATTCTCTACTTTAGTTTGCTCTTCATATGAAATCTCAGAAAAGTCTAATTGATCCCAACTTTTTTGAAATCTCATGCCACCCAGAGATAGAATAGGAATCTTTAGATTGGTTCTGCCAAATCTACGATATTCCATTTTTTTGATAATTAATGCTTATTCATTCTTGGTGGTTTTCCAAATGATTGAAACATATCTCTATCTAGACTTTTCTCTAAATCATCTAATTCTTCAAACTTTACCCAGTGAATACAATCAACTGGACACGTATCTATTGCCTCTTGAATAACATCTACACTATCTCCATCTTGTCTCATAGCTCGGCTTCTACCATGAAATTCATCGACAATGAAAGTATTTGAAGCAACATGTAAACAGTATTGGCAACCAATACACCTAGCCTCATCAACCCATACAGCTTTTTCAGATAACTCACCACCTAAAACAGGTTCAAATCCTGTAATTTCGATATTTTCTTGAAAATTAATAAATGGATCTTTAAAATCCATACTCTGACGTTAGTTCTCCCACTTAGTTAAAACCAACTCAATAGAACCATCATTTTTATTTTTTTGTTCTACTACTTGGTATCCATCTTCTTTTGTCTTAGTAATAATTGTTTGATAAGCATACATTTGAGTAACTTTAGAAATAAATCTTTCGACTGGGATATTAAGTTTCCATAGATCAAGGTCAGTAACAAGTTCATAAGAATTTGAATTATTATCCCATTTAAATCCAACTTTAGTATCACTCTGTAAATTGAGGCTAATATCAACTGCTGTAGATTTTCCTCTATACCCTTTTATAAACTTTTCTTCTTGATTAATTGAGTAACCTAAGTTGTTCAAGGCTTTAATTAAAGGATCTACTTCTTTAAGCTGAGTTTTAATAGTACTAAAATGTGACATTAGATTCGTTGTTTAATTGTTTTAAGTTTTCATTTTGGTTGGAGATGAAAGCATCAGATGTTTTATTCTTAACTGTTACTTTTCCGAGAGCGTTTTCAAGATTTTTAGTAGCTTCATTACATGAATTACCAGTGAATCCTTCAACTGTCTCTTCAACTCTTCCGTCTTGATGAATTTTGAATCTCAATGTTTTTTGAGGCATTAAATTCAAGTACTGAGTACTTTTACTTTATATAGAATAACGAAAATATTTTGTTTCAGTTGGTACAAGTTAATTAATTTTAATTTTTATTTTGAATAGTTGATAAATTAATTTTTTAGGTAGCGTTCTGGTAACTAAATCAAGATATTTAATTATAAAAACCTTGCATCCCCATTGAATCCAAAGCAGTTTTTGCTTCTTCCATAACTGATGGTTCTTTATCGAAAAGAGCTATCTTGGTACATTCATCAACGAAACTTTCTTGAAATGTATTGTTCAATTTTTCATACAACCTACACAATGACCAAATGCAATTACTTCTAACCCCTGATTCGTTATCTATCTTTAAACTTATTAAAAGCTGTTCTGCTGCTAATTGAGCATTTTCCAAAGAAACATTTCCAATTTCAGCTAAAGAACTAGATGACCATAACCTGACTGCGGCTACATCATTCTTTAAAGCACTAATTAACGGATTTAGTACAATTTGGTCATCATAATTAGCTAAGCTCCATGCAGTTGCCCTTCTAACATAAGCATTATCATCAGTCTCCAAAAGACTTACAAGTTTCTTAACTGCGCTAGGACATGGATTTCTACCTAAAGCGTATACCGCACTCATTCTCTCAACAGGACAAGGTTGATCAAGCAATGGTAATAAAAGGGGGAAAGATCTTTTATCTCTATATTCACAAAATATTCTTAAACCCTGTATTCTTTCTTCTCTGTTACCTGTAAGCATTTTTAAAGCTTCATTGCACTCTTGAGCTATGTTTAAACCTTTTGAAAATGCATCTTCATCAATCTGTTCTAAAGGATCTATTTCAATCTCTAGAGCCAGTTCTCTTGCTAAAATATCTGGATCAACTGCAATTTCAGCTAGGCTTTCTTTTTTAGGATCATTATTTTTTGTCATTTAAAAAAAACTAAAAATATTAATTCATGGGTGCAGGCGACATCATATCTCCTGGTAACCAAATTCTCGCACTAACTGCAAAGAAGGCAATCCCAAAAAGTACGACGATAGCGAAAGGTAAAAGTTTTGTCTTAATAAAACCCAAAGATTCAAAATTAATTAAATCAATAATAACCTGTTATATATACTTTAAAAAAATTTTCTTTAGATAATATTATTTATTTATCGCATTTTGTCTTAACTGACCACATGCAGCATTTTTATCTAAACCTCTACTTTTTCGCAAGCTTACAGCGATTCCATTATTAGAAAGTCTAGATTGAAATAATTGCAGATTTTTCGAAGATGCTCGTTTAAATTCAACCTCATCAATTTGGTTATACTGAATTAAATTGACGTGACATTGAAACCCTTTTAGCAAATCACTCAATTCATCGGCATGTTCTAATTTGTCATTAACGCCACTTAACATTAAATATTCAAAACTTACCCTCCGGCCAGTATCTTTTACAAATTGCTTGGAATCCTCAATTATATTTTTGATATCATAGTTTTTTGCACTTGGTATTATCATTTCTCTTATTTTTTGATTTGAAGCGTGAAGGCTTATTGCTAATGTAAACTGGCATTTACCCAAAATCTGAAAAGACTTTGATGATAATTTATATATCATCCTTGGTACAGCAACAGTGCTCACAGTTATCTTTCTTTGGCTAATTTGAAAATCCTCATTTATAGATCTAATGGATAGAAGCAAATCATCTATATTCAGTAAGGGTTCACCCATTCCCATAAAAACAATATTTGTCACTTTTCTATTCATTTCATTTTCAATAAATAAAATTTGATCTAATATTTCAGTTGTTTTTAAAGATCTCTTTAAACCCTCCTTCCCAGTTGCACAGAATTTGCAGTCCATTGGACAGCCAACTTGACTAGAAAGACATGCAGTGAGTCTGTTTTCAGTTGGTATGCCAACGCACTCAATACTTTCATTGTCGTTTGTTGAAAGTAATAACTTTAAAGTGCCATCATTAGCTAAATTTTTTTCTTGAAATTTAAGTTCACCTACTTTAAAGCCATCATTTTTTAAATTTTTTCTAAAATCTAAAGGTAAGACATCTATATGATCAATATTTTTCTTTTTATTCTTGTAGTTATATATCCAATTATAAATTTGGCGACCTCTAAAAGCAGCTTGACCATAGTGTAAAGCCACCTTTTCTAAATCTTGAATACTACTGCCAAGAAGATTTTTCAAATTAACCTATGTTTACTATTAAATTATCTTTACCATAACAATAGACCATGTTTTAAAAAGAATTCCGTAAGAATAAGTGCAATAAAGCCAATCATGGCCATTCTTCCATTAAGTCTTTCATTATAAAAATGAAATCCATAACGAGGTAATTTTCTTTTGGGGACAATCTCAGGCTTAATCATCACTTAAAATTTAAAGGATCATTCTACTCAATAAAAGAAATAATAGATAATATTATTCATCTGAAAGGAGACCCTCTTCTTGTAATCCTTCCAATGCAGCAGGATCCGGTAATTGATCTTCAGAAAATTGATTTTCAGCACTGGGTCTCGCAAAGGCAGCAAAATTACTGGAAGAGGGATCTATTCCATGTCTGTTCCTCGTGGTCTCCAAATCTTCATCGCTAGGGTCATCTAGTATAGAAGTAGAGCCTACCACCGTCGATTGTGGCATATCTACTGTATAGTCTGGTCTTAAGTTCTGAGCTCTTCTATATCCACCAGATTCTTCCGCAAGAATATCAGGATGGGGGCCAGCCTCCGAGGCTAATTCCTCTACAAATCCACTAAAGCCAGTTCCTGCAGGTATTAGTCTACCGATAATAACATTTTCTTTTAAACCTCTTAACCAATCAGATTTACCTTCAATTGCAGCTTCAGTAAGAACCCTTGTAGTTTCTTGGAATGAAGCAGCGGAAATAAAGCTATCTGTATTTAGAGAGGCTTTTGTAATACCTAACAAAACAGGAGTAAACTCTGCAGGAGCTCCCCCCGTGATTGCCATAGCTTGATTTGTATCTTCAACTTGCCTTAACTCTATAAGTTCACCTGGCAATAAAGTAGTATCCCCAGCATCTTCTACACGAACTTTACTTGTCATTTGTCTTACAATCACCTCAATATGCTTATCATCAATTGAGACGCCCTGAGACTTATAGACGTTTTGGACTTCATTCACCAAACTTCTTTGTAGCTTTGAAATAGATTCACGAGCTGCATCTATAAGAGGTTTTTGATCTTTTAAATCATTGAAGTAGCATTCTAGTAATTCATGCGGATTGATTGGACCATCAGTTAAAATTTCTCCACCTGTAACTTGTTGACCATCACTAACCATTATATTTTTACCAATTAGAAGTTGATATTCGTTGACTGAATCATCTTTTTCAATAACCGATAAAGAAACTGAATCTTCATCATTACCTTTTTTAATTTGAACAATTCCTGATTTTTTACATAAAACTGCAGAATCTCTGGGTCTCCTAGCCTCTAACAACTCTTCAATACGAGGCAATCCTTGAACAATATCTCCAGTTTTCTGCCTCTCAAAAACAAGTAAAGCTAAACCATCTCCCCTAAGAACTAAATCTCCGTCCTTAACATGTAAAACTGAATCTGGAGAAACCATATAAGGCCTACCAAGTCTTAATGTTACTGAACTACTAGAAATCTCTTCAATTTCTCCACAAGAAGTAGATTTTTCAGATTCACTAATAGGGTCACCATCGACTACACGATCCCCTACTTTGACAACTGCTTTACTACTAATCTTAAGTTTGATTTTATCTTCTTCTCTTTCAACAATTAACCTTCTGATGGGCTCATCCTCAATAACATTTGGCAATTGAACCGATCCATTTTCCTTACAAAGAATTTGAGTAGTAGCTATTACATCACCTGCTTTAACTATTTGATTATTTTTGACTTGCAATTCAGTATGTGTTGAACCATGACTGGAGTCTGACATAGTATCTCTTCTTACGAGAATTGATTCTAATATCACTAAATTTAATCTATTTATTGATGCATCATTTTTATCTTTAATCGACTCGACATCAATTGTCATTTGGGGAGTAGCATCAAAGCTTTCAACGCTTAAATGTGTTCTAAGCAATTCAACTCCATCAACTGATTTTATCAATTCACCATCTTTATAAGTAAGCCTTTGTATAGCTTTTAATCCTAGGTGTGGTCCTTTTTCTTGCTTAACGTGGGCTAACTCTGGTAAGTCTGCTTGATCAGGAATCGCAAATTCTTCTACAGTTCTCAATAATAACCCTCTACATTTAGAAGTTTCTAATTTCTGAACAAATAGAATTTCTTTATTATCAATGCCATCTAAAATCTTTTCACCTGGATTAACTAGATTTCCTTCTTCTGTAAATCTATTCAAAACTTCTTCATCGTCGCACTCATGGAAAGTTCCATTTCTCACAGTTATTTCACGGAGAATATCATTTTTCTGAGTCACAGTAACTATTCCTGATGTTTGACTAAATATATCTTTAACTACTTCTGTTCCTGCTTCAATCCATTTCATATCTTCAGTCATTAGAAGAGATATATCCTTGTTTATTTCATGTGTTTCTTGAGGAATCCAAAGCAATGTTCCCCCTTGACTAACTTCAAAACCATTTTTGGATGATCTTGCTTTTTTAACACTTAATCCCGGTGAATATTTTACTAACCCACCAGTTTTTGTACAGAACCTTTCATCTGTTAAATCTGCTATTATTTCACCATTACTGATTTTATTCCCTGGTGAAACATTCAAACGATATGAGGTTCCATCACTAGATTCCAAATTATATATTTGACCTGAATGTGTAGATTCTTCAATTAATTTAAAATTGCTTAAAGTCATTGAAGTAGTGACAATCTGAACTTCCCTTGAATCTCCTATTGATTCTCTTAATCGAATTTGTCCGCCAAACTCGCTTGCTTGACTTGCTTCTGCTAAAACAGTTCCTTCCTTTACAGACTTACCAGTTGTGATTACTGGTCTTGCATTAGGGGGTAAGTTATAAACATCTCCAGCTAAAACCCACAATCTTCCTAATCTTTGAGCTTTTAAAGTAATATTACCCTGCCTATCTGTAACCTCTTTTGGTTGGATAACCTTGTCATACCTTACTTGACCAGCCAAATCACAGATAACATCTTTGGTTGCTTTTTCAACGCTCTTTTTGACTGCTCCTGCACTAATCTGAGCGACTGTTATGTCAGAATTAATTTCTTCACCATTATCAACAAATAAAAGCGATCCGCTAGAAACCTCAATTTTCTGAGCCTTGTTAGAACTATTTCCTTGAGGAAGTATTTTTAATATAAAATCAACTTCCGCTTGTTTCGCTTCTACACCGTGTGGAGTTCTGTAACCTCTAACCTTTGCTTTAGAACTGAATTCAACTCTTCCAGAAATTTTTGATCTTACTACTCCACTTTCTGCAGTTGATACACCTCCAGTATGAAAAGTTCTCATTGTCAATTGGGTTCCTGGTTCTCCAATAGATTGAGCAGCTATGATGCCTACAGCTTCACCTAAGTCAACTAGATGATTATGAGCCAATGCCCATCCGTAACATCTTCTACAAACTGATCTATTAGCTTCACATGTTAATGGGGATCTTATTTTCACCTTTGCAATAGATGCTGTTTCAATTTTCTCTGACAAGGAAGGATCTATTGCAGTATTTTGAGGAATAATTAAATTATCTTCAGAATCTAAAATATCTTCAGCGGTGAGTCTGCCAAGAAGTCTTGTACCATATTTACCATCTTCAGCTAAAACAACTATTGATCGTTCTGTTCCACAATCTTCTTCCCTAACAATTACATCTTGAGCGACATCAACTAATCTTCGTGTCAAATAACCAGAG containing:
- a CDS encoding DNA-directed RNA polymerase subunit beta'; this encodes MTSSKTKKTSRVRKTTKNSKKNNPLIMPALAKTPPSFKNKVFDKKAIKNLVSWAYKTHGTATTAAMADNLKDLGFKYATQAAVSISVDDLKVPEAKQDLIGQAEEQISATEECYRLGEITEVERHTKVIDTWTETNERLVDAVKNNFNQNDPLNSVWMMANSGARGNMSQVRQLVGMRGLMANPQGEIIDLPIRTNFREGLTVTEYVISSYGARKGLVDTALRTADSGYLTRRLVDVAQDVIVREEDCGTERSIVVLAEDGKYGTRLLGRLTAEDILDSEDNLIIPQNTAIDPSLSEKIETASIAKVKIRSPLTCEANRSVCRRCYGWALAHNHLVDLGEAVGIIAAQSIGEPGTQLTMRTFHTGGVSTAESGVVRSKISGRVEFSSKAKVRGYRTPHGVEAKQAEVDFILKILPQGNSSNKAQKIEVSSGSLLFVDNGEEINSDITVAQISAGAVKKSVEKATKDVICDLAGQVRYDKVIQPKEVTDRQGNITLKAQRLGRLWVLAGDVYNLPPNARPVITTGKSVKEGTVLAEASQASEFGGQIRLRESIGDSREVQIVTTSMTLSNFKLIEESTHSGQIYNLESSDGTSYRLNVSPGNKISNGEIIADLTDERFCTKTGGLVKYSPGLSVKKARSSKNGFEVSQGGTLLWIPQETHEINKDISLLMTEDMKWIEAGTEVVKDIFSQTSGIVTVTQKNDILREITVRNGTFHECDDEEVLNRFTEEGNLVNPGEKILDGIDNKEILFVQKLETSKCRGLLLRTVEEFAIPDQADLPELAHVKQEKGPHLGLKAIQRLTYKDGELIKSVDGVELLRTHLSVESFDATPQMTIDVESIKDKNDASINRLNLVILESILVRRDTMSDSSHGSTHTELQVKNNQIVKAGDVIATTQILCKENGSVQLPNVIEDEPIRRLIVEREEDKIKLKISSKAVVKVGDRVVDGDPISESEKSTSCGEIEEISSSSVTLRLGRPYMVSPDSVLHVKDGDLVLRGDGLALLVFERQKTGDIVQGLPRIEELLEARRPRDSAVLCKKSGIVQIKKGNDEDSVSLSVIEKDDSVNEYQLLIGKNIMVSDGQQVTGGEILTDGPINPHELLECYFNDLKDQKPLIDAARESISKLQRSLVNEVQNVYKSQGVSIDDKHIEVIVRQMTSKVRVEDAGDTTLLPGELIELRQVEDTNQAMAITGGAPAEFTPVLLGITKASLNTDSFISAASFQETTRVLTEAAIEGKSDWLRGLKENVIIGRLIPAGTGFSGFVEELASEAGPHPDILAEESGGYRRAQNLRPDYTVDMPQSTVVGSTSILDDPSDEDLETTRNRHGIDPSSSNFAAFARPSAENQFSEDQLPDPAALEGLQEEGLLSDE